In Myxococcus xanthus, the genomic window AGACGCGGGAGGCCACCCGGCGGGCCTTCCTGGCCACGGGCGCCCTGGACGCGGAAGCGTCCTTCTCCGCGGTGGCGGCGGCGCTGGAGCGCTGGAAGCTGGACTGGACGCGCGCGCACCAGGAGGCCTGCGAGGCCACGCGGGTCTGGGGCGAGCAGCCAGAGCAGGTCCTGGGCCTGCGCATGGCCTGCCTCGACGAGCGGCTGGAAGAGGTGACCCGCGTGGTGGCGGCGCTCCAGGGCGCGGATGCGCGCACCGTGGCGCGCGGCTTCGGGCTGGGGGGCTCGCTGGCGAGCCTGCGGCGCTGCTCGGACGCGAGGACGTTGCTGGAGGCCGTGGCGCCTCCGGAGGACCCGGCCGTGCTGTTGGAGGTGACGGCGGTCCGGGCGGAGTTGGCCCGGGCGAACGCGGGGCTGTTCGCGGGCCATACGCCGGAGGCGTTGAAGGTGGCGCTGGCGGCACGGGAGCGGGCCGTGCGCACGCGCTACCGCCCGCTGGAGGCGGAGGCCCACCTGCTGTGCGCCACGCTCCAGGAAGACGCCAGTGCGTTCGAGGATGCGCGAGCCTCGCTGGTCCAGGCCGGCCTCGCCGCGGAGGCGGGGCGCCATCATGCCGTGCTGGCCCGGGTGCTCTATGCCCAGGCGTGGTTGAGTGGCCATGACTTGGAACGGACCCAGGAGGCCTGGGCCTATCTGAACCGCGCTCAGGCGGTGGCTGAGCCGCTGCGCGACCCCGAGTTCGACGCGCTGTTGAACTATGTCCGCGCCGAGTTGTTCGAACAGGAGGGACGTTTCTCCGAGGCGGAGCCGCTGCTGCGCGAGGCGCTGGACCGTGTCACGGCGAAGGGCGTCTCCCATGCCGCTGCCCGCGCGGAGCTCAACGGACGTCTGGGCTTGCTGGCCCGTCATCAGGGCCGGCTCCTGGAAGCGAAGCGCTGGCAGGAAGAGGCGCTGCGGCTTCAGGAGGACTTGCATGGCCCCGACCACCGCGACACCGCCCGGGCCCTGGTGAACCTGGGCGGCACGCTGGCCCACGCGGGGGAGCTGGCCCGCGCGGAGGCCGTCGTGCAGCGGGCGCTGGCCAACCTCCGCCGCAGCCTGGGCGAGGAACACCTCGTGGTGGCGCGCACGTTGTCCAACCTGGCCGTCATCTATTTCGAGTGGGGGCGGGGGCCGGAGGCGCTGCGCGCGGCGGAGCAGAGCCTCGCGGTCGCTCGCAAGAGCGTGCCGCCGGAAGGCGCGGACGCGGTGCTCATGGGCATGACGTCGAACCGGACGGGGGTGCTGGGTGAGCTGGGCGCGCGCGAGGCTGAGCTGGAGCAGGCCCGGCGCAGCCTGGCCCACCGTGAGCGCGTGTACGGCGCCACGCATCCGGAGGTCGCGCTGGACCTGCACGAGGTGGGGCGGCTGTTGCGATTGCTGGGGCGCGCGAAGGAGGCCCGGGGTTTCCACGCGCGCGGCGTCGCGCTCCAGGAGTCGTTGGTGGCGCGCGGCGAGCTGGAGGGGGAGGGGCTGCGCTGGCTCGCGGATGCCCTGCTGTTCCTGGGGCGCGTCGAGGAGGCTCGGGGCCACGCGGAGCGGGCGCTCGCGAGGCTGGAGCGGGACTGGGGGCCGGTGGCGCCGGAGCGCATCAAGGCGCTGGTGCTGATGGGCGACATCCATCTGGCGAGGCGCGCGCCAGCGGAGGCGGTGGCGCCCTTGAGGACGGCGCTGGCGGCGCTCGCGAGCGAACAGGTGGCGTCCGCGCGGGTTCCCCTGGCGCGGCGGCGGCTCGCCCAAGCCTTGCGTCAGTCCGGGGCGTCCGACGAGGCGTGTCAGGAGGCGCGCAGGGCGTGGCTGGAGTGGGAGCCCTGGCGCAAGGCCTACCCCGGTGAAGTCGCCGAGGCTCGCGCCGAAAAGGACCGCTGTCCGCGCTAGCCGTCCGATTTCGACGCAACGATGGCACCCGGGATGTCTCTTTGTGGGGGGCAAATCCCCATGAACCTTTTTCCGGGAAGTTCCGATGAAGAACCTGACGCGTGCGTTGGTGCTGTCGCTCTCACTCCTCGCTGTGTCGTGTGGTGACTCCAAGGAAGACGACAAAGACGGTGAGGGAGGAGGCGGCGGTGGAGGAGGCGGCAACGCGCTCCAGTGCTCCGCGGTGGGGTGGTGCACGACGTGGAGCGCGGACCCCAACGAGGTGACGAACGCACCGCCGCTGACGGGGGGCACCCTCCGGGAGGGCACCTACCGCGTCGAGCAGGGCAATGGCTACGACGCGGCGATGGTCCTCCGTGGCAGCTCCGTCATCCTCCTGGGGGGAAGCTGGAACAACTACCTGGGCACCTGGAAGGTGAGCAACGGGAAGCTGGAGCTGACCCGGGCTTCCTCGTGCGACGACTACAGTGAGGGGCCGCTGGACAACCTCGTCACCGAGGTCCATGCCTTCGCGGTCCGGGGCGACGAACTCTTCACCCAGGACCAGGACGACTCGCGGGGGACCATCCTCCGCTGGAAGCGGGTGAGTGACCTGTGTGAGGAGAGCGCCTCGTTCAAGTGCCGGGGTGGCCTCTGCTCCTGCGCCACGACGACGAACAGGCCCATGACGGGGCAGCAGAGCTGCAGCGGGTGAGCGCCGGGGCTCACTCGTAAGAACTCCTCCTCCGTGGCGTGAGTCCATGGACGCGCGCGGCCGGACTCCTCCGGCTGCGCGCTCCGGGGGCGGCGGTCGCTCTCAGGGCGCGTATCGCGCCAGGAACACCTTGAACTGAAGCGATACGAAGATCGGCTTCGGCGCGACCAGTCCTGCATTGGCGAGC contains:
- a CDS encoding protein kinase domain-containing protein, with protein sequence MSCPDENDLARHLEGQLSSERAQQVRAHVAGCAECRSVLAALSSNEARTSFAGVGPLAPGTRVGRYVVLGLLGEGGMGRVHVAYDPELDRKVALKLLKPERFHEDSLALARQRLEREARTMAKLSHPHIASLHDVGEYQGQLFLVMEFLEGGTLRRWLTEQPRPLREVLERFRQAADGLAASHALGIVHRDFKPDNVLLTKGGLVRITDFGLANATLVPGTAAPGTVSPASLTVTGTLLGTLAYGAPEQLRGEHGDARSDQFSFCVALYEALNGQRPFEGKTREALLEQVARKAVRPERAGVPAWLRAVVRRGLSADPAERFSSMEVLRARLSRDPGARWRTVALVMLGAVLTGLAVFGLLSRQAPQALCQGSERHFAGVWDAETREATRRAFLATGALDAEASFSAVAAALERWKLDWTRAHQEACEATRVWGEQPEQVLGLRMACLDERLEEVTRVVAALQGADARTVARGFGLGGSLASLRRCSDARTLLEAVAPPEDPAVLLEVTAVRAELARANAGLFAGHTPEALKVALAARERAVRTRYRPLEAEAHLLCATLQEDASAFEDARASLVQAGLAAEAGRHHAVLARVLYAQAWLSGHDLERTQEAWAYLNRAQAVAEPLRDPEFDALLNYVRAELFEQEGRFSEAEPLLREALDRVTAKGVSHAAARAELNGRLGLLARHQGRLLEAKRWQEEALRLQEDLHGPDHRDTARALVNLGGTLAHAGELARAEAVVQRALANLRRSLGEEHLVVARTLSNLAVIYFEWGRGPEALRAAEQSLAVARKSVPPEGADAVLMGMTSNRTGVLGELGAREAELEQARRSLAHRERVYGATHPEVALDLHEVGRLLRLLGRAKEARGFHARGVALQESLVARGELEGEGLRWLADALLFLGRVEEARGHAERALARLERDWGPVAPERIKALVLMGDIHLARRAPAEAVAPLRTALAALASEQVASARVPLARRRLAQALRQSGASDEACQEARRAWLEWEPWRKAYPGEVAEARAEKDRCPR